The Parashewanella tropica genome window below encodes:
- a CDS encoding aminopeptidase P family protein, with amino-acid sequence MSVAANVIAERLKAVRSDLKQHSIDAFIIPRADEYLGEYVPAHNERLLWATGFTGSAGAAIVLQDKAAIFIDGRYTVQVRQQVSPALFAYESLTDRPQVDWLKENLTEGSKVGIDARLHTYSWYQQAEQELAKANIELVNLDTNPVDANWQTRPMPPQDSMLLFSEQQAGQSSSDKRNAIADMISKANADVALITALDSIAWLLNIRGNDVPCLPVVLSTLLIDSKGQVKLFVDLTKLPDNIEQHVGKGVTFYAEKELKHHIQQLSGKRLLADPATANAWSQIVAKDSNVSLVAGDDPIALIKAQKNPVELQGMRDCHVRDGVAVTRFLAWLDNEVKDNNFYDEGALADKLESFRKQDPLYQQPSFDTISAVGGNAAMCHYNHLNGTPAIMPMDSIYLVDSGAQYLDGTTDITRTVAIGHVTAEHKQMFTLVLKGHIALDSARFPKGTCGQQLDTFARQYLWQYGFDFDHGTGHGVGHFLNVHEGPQRIASKGNQVPLLEGMVVSNEPGYYRADDFGIRIENLIAVQKCSELNNAERDMYSFEALTLAPIDYRLVDKTLLTESEIRWLNQYHIKVHKSLSAHLKGRDLEWLTRATEAI; translated from the coding sequence ATGTCTGTCGCTGCCAATGTCATTGCCGAGCGCTTAAAGGCCGTACGATCGGATTTAAAACAACACAGTATTGATGCCTTTATTATTCCTCGCGCTGATGAATACCTTGGAGAATATGTCCCCGCTCATAACGAGCGTTTATTATGGGCAACAGGCTTTACGGGCTCTGCTGGCGCTGCCATCGTTTTACAAGATAAAGCCGCAATCTTTATTGATGGACGTTACACGGTACAAGTTCGCCAGCAAGTCAGTCCTGCATTATTTGCCTATGAAAGTCTTACCGATAGACCACAAGTTGACTGGTTGAAAGAGAACTTAACTGAAGGCAGTAAAGTGGGGATTGATGCGCGCTTGCATACTTACAGCTGGTATCAACAAGCTGAGCAAGAATTGGCTAAAGCCAATATTGAGTTGGTTAACTTAGATACTAATCCGGTTGATGCCAATTGGCAAACCCGACCAATGCCGCCACAAGACAGCATGTTATTGTTCAGTGAACAGCAAGCAGGTCAAAGCAGCAGCGACAAACGCAACGCCATTGCTGATATGATATCTAAAGCCAATGCCGATGTGGCTTTGATCACCGCATTAGACTCAATCGCGTGGCTGCTTAATATTCGTGGTAATGATGTGCCATGTTTGCCAGTGGTGTTATCGACACTGCTTATCGACAGCAAAGGACAAGTGAAACTGTTCGTCGATTTAACCAAACTGCCTGATAACATTGAGCAGCACGTTGGCAAGGGCGTGACTTTCTATGCCGAAAAAGAGCTTAAGCATCACATCCAACAGCTATCAGGTAAACGCCTGTTAGCCGACCCAGCTACTGCAAATGCATGGTCACAGATAGTGGCAAAAGACTCGAACGTAAGTTTAGTCGCTGGCGATGATCCCATTGCTTTGATAAAAGCACAAAAAAACCCAGTTGAATTGCAAGGCATGCGTGATTGCCATGTGAGAGATGGTGTTGCGGTAACGCGCTTTTTGGCATGGTTAGACAATGAAGTTAAAGACAATAACTTCTACGATGAAGGCGCACTTGCCGACAAACTAGAGAGCTTTAGAAAGCAAGATCCCCTCTATCAGCAGCCTAGCTTTGATACCATTTCCGCCGTGGGTGGTAATGCCGCTATGTGCCACTACAACCATTTGAATGGTACACCAGCCATCATGCCAATGGACTCTATCTACCTTGTGGACTCTGGCGCTCAGTATCTTGATGGCACCACAGACATCACCCGTACCGTAGCCATTGGGCATGTGACCGCTGAGCACAAACAAATGTTTACTTTAGTGCTTAAAGGCCATATTGCACTTGATAGTGCCCGCTTCCCGAAAGGCACGTGCGGTCAACAACTTGATACCTTTGCCCGTCAGTATCTATGGCAATACGGTTTCGATTTTGATCACGGAACCGGACATGGCGTCGGTCATTTCCTGAACGTGCATGAAGGACCACAACGCATTGCAAGCAAAGGGAATCAAGTACCATTACTGGAAGGTATGGTAGTTTCAAATGAACCGGGCTATTATCGCGCGGATGATTTTGGTATTCGTATTGAAAACTTGATTGCGGTACAAAAGTGCTCTGAGCTTAACAATGCAGAACGCGACATGTACTCGTTTGAAGCACTGACGCTAGCACCTATCGATTATCGTTTGGTCGATAAAACCTTGCTGACTGAATCAGAGATCCGTTGGCTCAATCAGTATCACATTAAGGTTCACAAAAGCTTATCAGCACATCTAAAAGGTCGCGACTTAGAGTGGCTAACCCGCGCTACTGAAGCAATCTAA
- a CDS encoding M24 family metallopeptidase yields the protein MTIGISGSTPEQELSKLTSWTIDLNPITSDEIRQRQHKAQSLMEEHGIDALYLNAGTNLYYFTGLDWYASERMVGAVLTRDGTLFYIAPHFELGTLTDYLQIEAEIVTWQEHESPYEMLAATLAKNGITSGKLTIDESSPFFLVDGIQKACVNIEISNALPITQGCRGQKSAAELAIMQRAMNMTLEVQKAAARILYEGITTQEVTEFIDKAHRKLGAAQGSYFCIVLFGEDSSYPHGVKTPKKLEANDVVLIDTGCELFGYHSDITRTYVFGSPTDKQRQIWELEKQAQLAGFEAAKLDEPCGRVDDAARNVIVNAGLGPDYQLPGLPHRTGHGIGLEIHEGPYLVSSETTLLDEGMCFSNEPMICVPNEFGIRLEDHFYMTSHGPKWFTEPSFSIDDPFGNQK from the coding sequence ATGACAATAGGGATTAGTGGCTCAACACCTGAACAAGAATTGAGTAAATTAACTTCTTGGACAATCGATTTAAATCCGATTACATCAGATGAGATTCGACAGCGCCAGCATAAAGCACAATCGCTGATGGAAGAACATGGTATAGATGCTTTGTATTTAAATGCTGGAACCAACTTGTATTATTTTACTGGGCTAGATTGGTATGCCAGTGAGCGTATGGTTGGAGCTGTGCTGACTCGTGATGGAACCTTATTTTACATAGCCCCACATTTTGAACTCGGCACGTTAACCGATTATTTGCAGATAGAAGCTGAGATTGTAACTTGGCAGGAACATGAATCTCCTTATGAAATGTTGGCGGCTACTCTAGCGAAAAATGGTATTACTTCAGGTAAATTAACCATAGATGAATCGTCACCTTTCTTCCTCGTGGATGGTATTCAGAAGGCTTGTGTCAATATCGAGATAAGTAATGCTTTACCTATTACCCAAGGCTGTCGAGGGCAAAAATCAGCTGCTGAACTCGCCATTATGCAGCGCGCTATGAATATGACGTTAGAAGTGCAAAAAGCGGCTGCTAGAATTCTTTATGAAGGGATCACCACTCAAGAAGTGACGGAGTTTATTGATAAAGCTCATCGAAAGTTAGGTGCTGCTCAAGGCTCGTACTTCTGCATAGTGTTATTTGGTGAAGACTCATCGTATCCTCATGGGGTTAAAACACCCAAGAAGTTAGAAGCCAATGATGTTGTTCTTATCGATACGGGTTGTGAGCTCTTTGGCTATCACTCAGATATTACTCGAACCTATGTATTTGGTTCGCCAACCGACAAGCAAAGACAGATTTGGGAGCTTGAAAAACAAGCTCAGTTAGCGGGCTTTGAAGCGGCTAAGCTTGATGAGCCTTGTGGGCGAGTCGATGATGCTGCGCGAAATGTGATTGTTAATGCAGGTCTAGGACCTGATTATCAATTGCCTGGATTACCACACAGAACAGGTCATGGCATTGGGCTTGAGATCCATGAAGGACCTTATTTAGTCTCGAGTGAAACCACTTTGTTAGATGAAGGTATGTGCTTTAGTAATGAGCCGATGATTTGTGTTCCGAATGAATTTGGGATCAGATTAGAAGATCACTTCTACATGACAAGTCATGGTCCTAAATGGTTTACTGAGCCTTCTTTTTCCATTGATGATCCGTTTGGTAATCAAAAATAG
- a CDS encoding FKBP-type peptidyl-prolyl cis-trans isomerase, producing the protein MKMLLAVVVIALVIFYFYTQNVNNKVAQENLIKGQDFLAQNKEKDGVQTTASGLQYLVLENGSGTVHPTPSNVVKVHYHGTLIDGTVFDSSVDRGESISFPLNRVIKGWTEGLQLMVVGDKYRFFIPSNLAYGKRATGKIPGNSVLIFDVELLGIDK; encoded by the coding sequence ATGAAAATGCTTTTAGCCGTTGTTGTTATTGCCTTAGTGATTTTTTATTTTTACACCCAAAATGTGAACAACAAAGTCGCACAAGAAAATCTGATCAAAGGGCAAGACTTCTTAGCTCAAAATAAAGAAAAAGACGGAGTGCAAACCACAGCTTCAGGGCTTCAATATTTAGTGTTAGAAAATGGGTCTGGCACTGTTCACCCTACGCCCAGTAATGTTGTTAAAGTTCATTACCACGGCACCTTAATTGACGGAACGGTATTTGATAGCTCTGTTGATCGTGGTGAATCTATCTCTTTCCCACTTAATCGAGTGATCAAAGGCTGGACAGAAGGTCTGCAACTGATGGTTGTTGGTGATAAATATCGCTTTTTTATTCCTAGTAACTTGGCTTATGGAAAACGTGCTACAGGTAAAATTCCGGGGAACTCGGTATTGATTTTTGATGTTGAGTTATTAGGTATTGATAAATAG
- the nhaA gene encoding Na+/H+ antiporter NhaA, producing the protein MDEKVVNTSNSDDFMKDFFKLESAGGILLFIAACLAIVISNTGLEPYYKMLLSTEVEVRVGTFEIAKPMLLWINDGLMAVFFFLVGLELKRELLEGELSDKRNIILPAVGAIGGMVFPALIYVYFNQDPVAIRGWAIPAATDIAFALGALALLGSRVPISIKIFLTSLAIFDDIGAILIIAFFYTSKISLTALLVVAAGTAVLYLLNRRNVCNKSVYILVGLIIWVATLKSGVHATLAGVLVAMFIPMRSKKNEQESPLKEMEHDLHSVVAFFILPVFAFANAGVNLTGVTMDQVLHGVPVGIALGLFVGKQVGIFGLCWLAVKAKLTKLPEGMNWKSLYGTAALCGIGFTMSLFIGSLAFEETGVNLLFDERLGIIVGSLVSGLVGFFILKHSLKKPVAE; encoded by the coding sequence GTGGACGAAAAAGTTGTAAACACGAGTAACAGCGACGATTTTATGAAGGACTTTTTTAAGTTAGAATCCGCTGGAGGCATCTTACTCTTTATTGCTGCCTGTCTAGCTATTGTAATTTCTAATACTGGGCTTGAGCCATATTACAAAATGCTGCTCTCAACTGAGGTTGAAGTTAGAGTCGGTACTTTTGAAATTGCCAAACCTATGTTGCTTTGGATCAACGACGGCTTAATGGCGGTGTTTTTCTTCTTAGTTGGTTTAGAGCTTAAACGAGAGCTACTCGAAGGTGAGCTTTCAGATAAGCGAAATATTATTCTACCCGCGGTGGGCGCGATAGGCGGAATGGTATTTCCGGCATTGATCTATGTGTATTTTAACCAAGATCCTGTGGCGATCCGAGGTTGGGCAATCCCCGCGGCAACCGATATTGCTTTTGCATTAGGTGCGCTAGCCTTATTGGGCTCAAGAGTGCCAATTTCGATTAAAATCTTTCTAACCTCACTGGCCATTTTTGATGATATTGGTGCAATCCTGATCATTGCGTTTTTCTATACCTCAAAAATCTCACTGACGGCATTATTGGTAGTGGCGGCTGGTACAGCGGTTTTATATTTACTGAACCGTCGTAATGTATGTAACAAAAGTGTTTATATCTTGGTTGGTCTGATTATATGGGTAGCGACTCTTAAATCGGGTGTTCATGCCACATTAGCCGGTGTGTTGGTGGCCATGTTTATCCCGATGCGTTCTAAAAAGAATGAGCAGGAGTCACCATTAAAAGAAATGGAGCATGACTTACATTCCGTTGTCGCCTTCTTTATTTTACCTGTATTTGCCTTCGCCAATGCTGGCGTAAATTTAACGGGTGTGACCATGGACCAAGTGCTTCACGGCGTGCCTGTGGGGATCGCTCTAGGATTATTCGTTGGTAAGCAAGTGGGGATTTTCGGTCTATGCTGGTTGGCGGTAAAAGCTAAACTTACCAAGCTTCCAGAAGGCATGAACTGGAAGAGCTTATACGGTACAGCTGCACTCTGTGGGATTGGATTCACAATGAGCTTGTTTATCGGTTCACTGGCGTTTGAAGAGACTGGCGTCAACCTACTATTTGATGAGCGATTGGGCATTATCGTTGGTTCATTAGTATCAGGTTTGGTTGGCTTCTTTATTCTGAAGCACAGTTTGAAAAAGCCTGTCGCAGAATAA
- the yqfB gene encoding N(4)-acetylcytidine aminohydrolase, with amino-acid sequence MSVPTQITFFEKLCPLVASGLKTITIRDESENNYQPNSVVEVYTLETNLKVCEIRILSVEPLKFEQINEFHAKQEALPLGELKTLIKDVYPSTNDLFMIKFELV; translated from the coding sequence ATGTCAGTTCCAACCCAAATTACCTTTTTTGAAAAACTTTGCCCTTTGGTCGCTTCAGGCTTAAAAACCATCACTATTCGGGATGAATCAGAAAACAACTATCAGCCTAACTCTGTCGTCGAGGTGTACACTCTCGAAACCAATCTTAAAGTGTGTGAAATTCGAATCTTATCGGTGGAACCTTTGAAGTTCGAACAAATCAATGAGTTTCATGCCAAGCAAGAAGCTTTGCCTTTGGGTGAACTTAAGACGCTTATCAAAGACGTTTACCCAAGCACCAATGACTTATTTATGATCAAATTCGAATTGGTATAG
- a CDS encoding GNAT family N-acetyltransferase codes for MNINITLRDPIASDANVFYEHQADPVACRVAHFDARTEKEFTQHWQTITSRDDVKISTIDSDGSVVGNLVSWQQDGQRLVGFWLGQNYWGKGVASRALELFTQSLPRPLFAYVHTSNIASQRVLEKCGFMLCTHVACDNEQEFLFRLD; via the coding sequence ATGAATATAAATATTACGCTTAGAGATCCTATTGCTTCAGACGCCAATGTATTTTATGAACATCAAGCCGATCCTGTTGCTTGCAGAGTGGCTCATTTCGATGCTCGAACCGAAAAAGAGTTTACTCAACATTGGCAAACCATCACGTCTAGAGATGATGTAAAAATTTCGACTATTGATTCTGATGGTTCTGTTGTGGGCAACCTTGTGAGCTGGCAACAAGATGGTCAGCGATTAGTTGGTTTTTGGCTCGGGCAAAATTACTGGGGAAAAGGTGTTGCTTCACGGGCATTAGAGCTATTTACTCAATCCCTTCCTCGCCCTTTATTTGCTTATGTTCATACCTCAAACATCGCCTCGCAACGTGTGCTAGAAAAATGCGGTTTCATGCTTTGCACTCATGTGGCTTGTGATAATGAGCAAGAGTTCTTATTTCGACTGGATTAA
- a CDS encoding nitroreductase family protein, producing MDEQHFPLSDFIEYPTDEMLKRAQDNYQEIKRRHSIRKFSDRPVDKAIIEQAILAAGTAPNGANHQPWHFVAIQDPEVKSQIRQQAEAIEQAFYGGRGGEEWLDALKPLGTNANKSYLDTAPWLIAIFSQKRMNTDNGDKTNYYVHESVGIATGFLIQALHNAGLGTLTHTPKPMSFLTEICQRNPDNERPYMLLVVGYPAEDATIPEHAINKKPLNEILTVI from the coding sequence ATGGATGAGCAACATTTTCCTTTATCTGATTTTATCGAATACCCAACCGATGAGATGCTGAAGCGGGCTCAAGATAATTACCAAGAAATAAAGCGTCGTCATTCGATTCGTAAATTCTCAGACAGACCCGTTGATAAGGCCATCATTGAGCAAGCGATTTTAGCGGCGGGTACCGCACCGAATGGAGCCAATCACCAGCCTTGGCATTTTGTTGCTATTCAAGATCCTGAGGTTAAATCGCAAATTCGTCAGCAAGCTGAAGCTATTGAACAAGCGTTTTATGGCGGTCGCGGTGGTGAAGAATGGCTCGATGCGCTTAAACCTTTAGGTACTAATGCTAATAAATCGTATCTTGATACAGCACCTTGGCTAATTGCTATTTTTAGCCAAAAACGAATGAATACTGATAATGGAGATAAAACCAATTATTACGTCCACGAATCTGTAGGTATTGCCACTGGCTTTCTTATTCAAGCTTTGCATAATGCCGGATTAGGTACACTCACCCATACCCCAAAACCTATGAGTTTTTTGACCGAGATTTGCCAGCGTAATCCTGATAATGAGCGCCCTTATATGCTCCTTGTTGTGGGATACCCTGCTGAAGATGCGACGATTCCTGAGCATGCCATCAATAAAAAGCCGCTGAATGAAATATTGACTGTTATTTAA
- a CDS encoding ExeM/NucH family extracellular endonuclease, translating to MKHFNKLTAISIAVTSALSYSAHAADEFTCTDAEFTKISAIQGSGFKSPKIEDGKYESNEAFVVKGIVTARSNRNDGFFMQSAMADVDDNNKTSEGIFVYLGKGKDAPKWLVPGSQVCVKGKVEEKFGLTQITSDEARLAKTSEDKAPIPVATEFKLLGDETYTQAMERHEGMKIKLVADSEMVVTSPYGYNGRYNSMTLSHKTPLFKPTQIHMAGSKEVADLQKANDARRLEIETDLSAPKGHIPYFPDFNAETGFMRVGDTLQNIEGAIGYSFGKYRLYVTNEIKPTDFTRTVERADIETPTIAEKGDLRVASFNVLNYFTSHSEIGGALNASCKDQADADAVRGCNRGAKAAKAINQTVKQAFELQRTKIVKSLKAMNADIVGLMEIENNGFADDSAIHDLVTELNKEMSGDDVYKFVKIAAKDMNKDKFFGTDAIMVGMLYRPAKAMLDGDAIVIKTPEQHAPAEVATRTKDDKTEKSPKYDKFQRYSLGQTFTIGENKLTIVVNHFKSKGSGCLEDWIDFADKSDPKDLQGRCNDFRVSAAEAVGHALKTIKGDVLIIGDLNAYGKEDPLQVLTNYSKANNPDKVIHTAAYTTLDGKELDKTQREITEGFGYINLNTKLHGADTYSYKWAGELGNLDHALANQSLAGKVKDIEDWHINSAESTMFEYASKYTGDLKKAKNVFSSSDHDPVIIAIDYTKPKKKSSGSLGFLALGLLSLAGIRRRLIK from the coding sequence ATGAAACACTTTAATAAGCTAACGGCGATTTCAATTGCAGTTACTAGCGCATTGTCGTACTCGGCTCACGCAGCTGACGAATTTACCTGCACCGATGCTGAATTTACAAAAATCAGTGCGATTCAAGGTTCGGGATTTAAGAGCCCTAAAATTGAAGATGGAAAATACGAATCTAACGAAGCATTTGTGGTTAAAGGTATTGTAACGGCACGTTCAAACCGTAATGACGGTTTCTTTATGCAATCAGCGATGGCTGATGTTGACGATAATAATAAAACCTCAGAAGGTATTTTTGTTTACTTAGGCAAAGGTAAAGATGCGCCTAAATGGTTAGTGCCTGGTTCTCAAGTTTGTGTAAAAGGTAAGGTTGAAGAAAAATTTGGGTTAACCCAAATTACTTCTGATGAAGCTCGATTAGCTAAAACTTCAGAAGATAAAGCACCGATCCCAGTAGCCACTGAATTTAAGCTTTTAGGTGATGAAACTTATACCCAAGCGATGGAACGCCATGAAGGCATGAAAATCAAGCTGGTGGCTGACAGTGAAATGGTTGTGACCAGCCCTTATGGTTATAACGGACGTTATAACAGCATGACATTATCCCATAAAACTCCCTTGTTTAAGCCTACGCAAATTCATATGGCTGGCAGCAAAGAGGTTGCCGATTTACAAAAAGCCAATGATGCTCGTCGTTTAGAAATCGAAACCGATTTAAGTGCGCCAAAAGGTCATATTCCATACTTCCCTGATTTTAATGCTGAAACTGGTTTTATGCGCGTCGGTGACACCTTACAAAATATTGAAGGTGCGATAGGGTATTCATTTGGTAAATATCGCTTATATGTCACAAACGAAATCAAGCCTACAGATTTTACTCGTACAGTTGAGCGTGCAGACATCGAAACACCGACCATTGCTGAAAAAGGTGATTTACGTGTCGCTAGCTTCAACGTATTAAACTACTTTACCAGCCACAGTGAAATTGGTGGTGCGTTAAACGCAAGCTGTAAAGATCAAGCGGATGCTGATGCTGTTCGTGGGTGTAACCGTGGAGCCAAGGCGGCTAAAGCGATTAATCAAACCGTAAAACAAGCATTTGAGTTGCAAAGAACGAAGATTGTTAAATCACTCAAAGCGATGAATGCGGACATTGTCGGTTTAATGGAAATCGAAAACAACGGCTTTGCTGATGACAGTGCAATTCATGATTTAGTGACTGAACTGAACAAAGAAATGTCGGGCGATGATGTTTACAAGTTTGTGAAAATCGCAGCAAAAGACATGAACAAAGACAAGTTCTTTGGTACTGACGCGATTATGGTCGGCATGCTTTACAGACCAGCAAAAGCGATGCTTGATGGTGATGCCATTGTTATTAAAACACCTGAGCAGCATGCACCTGCAGAAGTGGCTACTCGAACCAAAGACGATAAAACAGAGAAAAGCCCTAAATATGACAAGTTCCAGCGTTACTCTTTAGGGCAAACCTTTACCATTGGTGAAAACAAGCTAACAATAGTGGTTAACCACTTTAAATCTAAAGGTTCTGGTTGCTTAGAAGATTGGATTGATTTTGCAGATAAGTCGGATCCTAAAGACTTACAAGGTCGTTGTAATGATTTCCGTGTAAGTGCAGCTGAAGCGGTTGGTCATGCGCTTAAAACGATAAAAGGTGATGTGCTGATCATTGGTGACTTAAATGCTTATGGTAAAGAAGATCCTTTGCAAGTACTCACCAATTACTCGAAAGCTAACAATCCAGATAAAGTGATCCACACAGCCGCTTATACCACTCTAGATGGTAAAGAGTTGGATAAGACGCAACGCGAAATCACAGAAGGTTTTGGTTACATCAACCTTAACACTAAGCTACACGGAGCTGATACGTACAGTTATAAGTGGGCGGGTGAATTAGGTAATCTTGATCATGCGTTAGCGAACCAATCCCTTGCTGGTAAAGTCAAAGATATTGAAGATTGGCATATTAATTCTGCTGAATCGACCATGTTTGAATACGCGTCTAAATACACTGGTGATTTAAAGAAAGCGAAGAATGTGTTTTCATCTTCAGATCACGATCCGGTTATCATCGCGATTGATTATACAAAGCCGAAGAAAAAGAGCAGTGGTTCTCTTGGTTTCCTAGCTCTTGGTTTACTTTCATTGGCTGGAATTAGACGTCGATTAATAAAGTAA
- a CDS encoding PaaI family thioesterase, which translates to MSIWFAPITLEDCERLDKGLHQKGTLMETLGIKITEIGDDYLVATMLAEPSIHNPIGIVHGGANVALAETVASYAANFVVDFTEYYCVGQEINANHIRASRKGLLTAIAKPVHIGKRSSVWEVNITNSGGELVCVSRMTAAVVKRKHT; encoded by the coding sequence ATGAGCATATGGTTTGCCCCAATTACCCTAGAAGATTGTGAACGTTTGGATAAAGGCTTGCATCAAAAAGGCACCTTGATGGAAACCTTAGGCATAAAAATTACCGAAATCGGTGATGATTACTTAGTTGCAACCATGCTTGCGGAACCTTCGATTCATAATCCTATTGGTATTGTTCATGGTGGTGCCAATGTCGCATTAGCCGAAACGGTGGCCAGTTATGCCGCCAACTTTGTCGTGGATTTCACTGAGTACTATTGTGTTGGTCAAGAGATCAATGCCAACCACATTAGAGCATCGCGAAAAGGATTGCTTACCGCCATTGCTAAGCCTGTGCATATTGGTAAACGCAGTTCAGTCTGGGAAGTAAATATCACCAACAGTGGTGGTGAGCTGGTATGTGTTTCTAGAATGACAGCGGCTGTTGTAAAGCGTAAACATACCTAG
- a CDS encoding aromatic amino acid transport family protein, which yields MNSKLLGSIAIVSGTAIGGGMLALPLATAGLGSFSALALLVVLWLVSAYTALLMLEINLRSGVGDNVHAITGKTLGKLGQFIQGASFLSLLYALTMVYLLGGSSLLGAKFELLTGEPLNHEVAISVFTLVFGGLIAIGISWVDKASRLLFPIMVLLLVVVVFFLLPEVSFSTIVADTVKEGIKQGGFSGALMAAVPVVFTSFGFHVCIATLVGYLEGDVKNLKKVLLVGSTIPLFCYILWLLVTIGTVGGATISSFNGSLPMLVKALQGVSSFPLIDKCISVFADLALLTSFLGVTMSLFDFLKELTRAKDSIAGRLQTWVLTFIPPLLCALFYPDGFVKVLGYAAIPLVIMIIFLPIAMAYVGRKQTSEGYQVSGGNVGLGALALLGLGIIVAQLAS from the coding sequence GTGAATTCAAAACTTCTTGGCTCAATAGCCATTGTTTCAGGTACGGCAATCGGTGGCGGAATGCTTGCTTTACCTCTTGCCACCGCAGGTTTAGGCTCATTTTCAGCGCTCGCATTACTCGTTGTTCTATGGCTTGTTTCCGCTTATACCGCATTATTGATGTTAGAAATTAATTTACGTTCTGGGGTGGGGGACAATGTTCATGCCATCACTGGGAAAACCTTAGGTAAACTGGGACAGTTTATTCAAGGTGCATCGTTTTTAAGCTTATTGTATGCACTTACCATGGTGTATTTACTAGGTGGTTCTTCTCTGTTGGGGGCAAAGTTTGAGCTATTAACCGGTGAGCCTCTCAATCATGAAGTCGCAATCAGCGTTTTTACCCTAGTCTTTGGTGGTCTGATTGCGATTGGGATCAGCTGGGTTGATAAAGCCTCCCGCTTACTGTTTCCCATTATGGTGCTCTTGCTGGTGGTTGTGGTTTTCTTTTTACTACCTGAAGTCAGCTTTTCAACCATTGTTGCCGATACGGTCAAAGAGGGCATTAAGCAAGGTGGATTTAGCGGTGCGTTAATGGCGGCAGTGCCAGTTGTATTCACCTCATTTGGGTTTCATGTATGTATTGCGACTCTTGTCGGCTATTTAGAGGGCGATGTTAAGAACCTTAAAAAAGTGCTGCTTGTAGGCTCAACCATTCCATTATTCTGCTACATCTTATGGTTACTCGTTACCATTGGTACCGTAGGTGGTGCGACGATTTCGAGCTTTAATGGCTCACTTCCAATGCTAGTAAAAGCACTCCAAGGTGTATCGAGCTTCCCACTCATTGATAAGTGCATCAGTGTATTTGCCGACCTTGCACTTTTGACTTCATTCCTTGGCGTGACCATGAGTTTGTTTGATTTTTTAAAAGAACTTACTCGAGCAAAAGATAGTATTGCCGGACGTTTACAAACTTGGGTGCTGACTTTTATTCCGCCATTGTTATGCGCTTTATTCTATCCTGACGGTTTTGTAAAAGTTCTGGGTTACGCTGCGATCCCGTTAGTGATTATGATCATCTTCTTACCAATCGCCATGGCGTATGTTGGCCGTAAACAGACTTCTGAAGGCTATCAGGTTTCAGGTGGAAACGTTGGTTTAGGAGCTTTAGCGCTGCTTGGTTTAGGCATCATCGTTGCTCAGCTGGCGTCATAG